A single genomic interval of Bacteroidota bacterium harbors:
- the nuoL gene encoding NADH-quinone oxidoreductase subunit L → MHEYIGFVVLFPFLGFLINGLLGSKLKSEKIIGSIGSGVIGIGFAIAAVIFFQMLSSPVENRSHIIEIFNWINVGSISINAAYQVDQLSIIMTLVVTGIGFLIHVYAIGYMHGDKGYWRFFAYLNLFIFMMLNLVLADNFLLMFLGWEGVGLCSYLLIGFWYDKKFEKGTTNDAAMKAFVVNRVGDFGFLIAMFLIFITFGSLNFGTVFGRAAAFSVGDVTIFWIALLLFLGATGKSAQIPLYVWLPDAMAGPTPVSALIHAATMVTAGVYMVARASIFFALSPTMMLIVAIIGALTAILAASIGLVQNGIKKVLAYSTISQLGYMFLALGVGAFATGLFHVVTHAFFKALLFLGAGSVIHAMHDEEDIQKMGGLKSKMPTTYKTFVIAALAISGIPPLSGFFSKDEILWKVFDAGYWPLWILAASGAALTAFYMFRLTILTFEGAPRWDKDKHPHEAPKVMTIPLIILAVLSVIGGFIGIPAALGGSNAIEHFLDPIFERSNSILAFGHHEVVPTEYILMLLSVVIAAAGILFARHIYLKRKDIAEKLSEKYSGIHNLLWNKYFVDEIYDATILAPTVKASDKLLWKIFDVGIIDGAVNGTAKLINILSGYTRRTQAGFTQSYAAYFVAGIIIILAILIIR, encoded by the coding sequence ATGCACGAATACATCGGATTTGTAGTTTTATTTCCTTTCTTAGGATTTTTAATCAACGGACTTCTTGGTTCAAAACTAAAGTCCGAAAAAATTATCGGCTCAATCGGAAGCGGAGTCATCGGAATTGGTTTTGCAATTGCAGCCGTCATCTTCTTTCAGATGCTTTCTTCGCCTGTCGAAAATCGGTCACACATTATAGAAATATTTAACTGGATTAACGTCGGTTCAATCTCTATCAATGCTGCTTATCAAGTCGATCAACTTTCAATCATAATGACATTGGTTGTAACCGGTATCGGTTTTTTGATACACGTTTACGCAATCGGTTATATGCACGGCGATAAAGGATACTGGAGATTTTTTGCATATCTCAATCTCTTTATCTTTATGATGCTGAATTTAGTTTTAGCCGATAACTTCCTGTTAATGTTTTTAGGGTGGGAAGGGGTCGGACTTTGTTCATACTTATTGATTGGATTTTGGTATGATAAAAAATTTGAAAAGGGAACAACCAACGACGCTGCGATGAAAGCTTTTGTAGTAAACAGAGTAGGCGACTTCGGATTTTTGATTGCAATGTTCCTGATATTTATTACGTTTGGAAGTTTGAACTTTGGGACCGTGTTTGGGCGTGCAGCAGCTTTCTCGGTTGGCGATGTTACAATTTTCTGGATAGCTTTGCTCTTGTTCCTAGGCGCTACTGGTAAATCGGCACAAATTCCGCTTTACGTCTGGCTTCCCGATGCGATGGCTGGACCAACTCCGGTTAGTGCATTAATTCACGCCGCTACTATGGTAACTGCTGGCGTTTATATGGTAGCACGTGCCTCAATATTTTTTGCACTCTCGCCAACTATGATGCTGATTGTTGCAATCATCGGTGCACTCACTGCAATTCTTGCTGCAAGTATTGGTTTAGTGCAAAACGGAATAAAAAAAGTTTTGGCTTATTCGACTATCAGCCAATTGGGTTATATGTTTCTTGCTTTAGGTGTTGGTGCGTTTGCAACCGGCTTATTTCACGTTGTAACTCATGCATTTTTCAAGGCACTGTTATTCTTGGGTGCCGGTTCAGTTATTCACGCAATGCATGATGAAGAGGACATACAAAAAATGGGCGGACTCAAATCGAAGATGCCAACAACTTACAAAACATTCGTAATTGCCGCGTTAGCAATTTCAGGAATTCCTCCGCTATCAGGATTTTTTAGTAAGGATGAAATCTTGTGGAAGGTTTTCGACGCAGGATATTGGCCGCTCTGGATTTTAGCAGCCAGCGGCGCTGCACTCACGGCGTTTTATATGTTCCGATTAACTATTTTAACGTTCGAAGGTGCACCTCGTTGGGATAAAGACAAGCATCCTCACGAAGCTCCAAAAGTTATGACTATTCCCTTAATAATTCTCGCAGTTCTTTCGGTGATAGGAGGATTTATCGGAATTCCTGCGGCACTCGGCGGCAGTAATGCGATTGAACATTTTCTCGATCCAATATTTGAACGTTCAAATTCAATTCTCGCCTTCGGTCATCACGAGGTTGTTCCAACAGAATATATATTGATGTTATTATCGGTTGTAATTGCAGCAGCTGGAATTTTATTCGCCCGCCATATTTATTTGAAGCGAAAAGATATAGCTGAAAAGCTTTCCGAAAAATATAGCGGCATTCACAATCTTTTATGGAATAAATATTTTGTGGACGAAATTTACGACGCCACAATTTTAGCCCCTACAGTAAAAGCTTCCGATAAATTACTTTGGAAAATTTTTGATGTCGGCATAATCGACGGTGCAGTGAACGGGACTGCAAAATTGATTAACATTCTCAGCGGTTATACACGGCGAACGCAAGCCGGTTTCACACAAAGTTACGCTGCTTATTTTGTTGCGGGCATCATTATCATTCTTGCAATTTTAATTATCCGGTAG
- the nuoK gene encoding NADH-quinone oxidoreductase subunit NuoK yields MIPLNYYLALSAILFSIGVVGVLARRNAIIVFMSIELMLNSVNLTLVAFSAYLGSTTGQMFVFFVLTVAAAEAAVGLAIIIALFRNKMTVNIDEINIMKW; encoded by the coding sequence ATGATACCACTGAATTATTACCTCGCATTAAGTGCAATCCTTTTTTCAATCGGTGTAGTGGGGGTTTTAGCCCGCCGCAATGCTATCATTGTTTTTATGAGTATCGAACTTATGCTAAATTCGGTTAACCTGACGCTCGTTGCATTCTCGGCTTATTTAGGAAGCACAACAGGGCAGATGTTCGTATTTTTTGTTTTAACAGTTGCAGCCGCCGAAGCCGCCGTAGGTTTAGCAATTATCATCGCACTCTTTAGAAATAAAATGACAGTAAACATAGACGAAATAAACATAATGAAATGGTAA
- a CDS encoding NADH-quinone oxidoreductase subunit J, producing MSIDTIVFFILAATSIISAILVITRRSPIVSVVYLVFNFIMLAIIYLTLHAQFIAVIQVIVYAGAIMVLFLFVVLLLNLGKEEMLTEKITYKKRIAIGLAVVMLVQIIIGLTTSFGEYPNRLSPLATQIGTVEHIGKVLFTDYLLPFEIASILLLAAIIGAVVLAKKRIG from the coding sequence ATGTCTATTGATACTATAGTTTTTTTCATTCTTGCAGCTACATCAATAATATCAGCTATTTTAGTAATAACACGCCGTAGTCCAATTGTAAGCGTAGTGTATTTAGTTTTTAACTTTATTATGCTCGCAATCATTTATCTTACACTCCACGCTCAGTTTATAGCTGTGATTCAAGTAATCGTTTATGCAGGCGCTATAATGGTACTTTTCCTTTTCGTCGTTTTGCTTTTAAATTTAGGGAAAGAAGAAATGCTTACCGAAAAAATCACATATAAAAAACGTATTGCAATCGGTTTAGCTGTAGTGATGTTAGTTCAAATAATCATCGGTTTAACTACAAGCTTCGGCGAATACCCAAATCGGCTATCGCCTTTAGCAACTCAGATAGGAACGGTTGAACATATAGGCAAAGTCCTGTTCACTGATTACTTGCTGCCTTTTGAAATCGCATCAATCTTACTTTTGGCTGCAATCATTGGGGCTGTTGTTTTAGCAAAAAAGAGAATTGGATAA
- a CDS encoding zf-TFIIB domain-containing protein: protein MPIKPSEKEEEYIARMEFERRKKLEAEKQIKLIEEEKQKLKELHFMHCPKCGMDLVEIDYKNIKIDKCSGCGGIWLDAGELESISNLEQGKINKIFSVFKK from the coding sequence ATGCCAATAAAACCAAGTGAAAAAGAAGAAGAATATATTGCAAGGATGGAGTTTGAGCGTCGCAAAAAACTTGAAGCTGAAAAGCAAATTAAGTTGATAGAGGAAGAAAAACAGAAATTGAAAGAACTTCACTTCATGCACTGTCCGAAATGCGGAATGGATTTGGTGGAAATTGATTATAAAAATATTAAGATCGATAAATGCTCAGGCTGCGGAGGAATATGGTTAGATGCCGGTGAGTTAGAGAGTATTTCAAATTTGGAGCAGGGTAAAATAAACAAGATTTTCAGTGTGTTTAAGAAATAA
- a CDS encoding ABC transporter permease has product MRKAFAVARWEFIEKVKTKAFIISLIVTPLFMIGAFVLPTLLITKPDTEPRIIGVIDETNELGKLLSKKLEDKFKLPDGKPNYIIRHIGNRALLNLEDAKKDADNLVVKEDIEGYLIIRTTIYNDSVFEYRAQNVGNIKVTERLNRTIRDLIIEKKLKAEGLDPGVIKKLTFPIELKLVKISKTGEEEESDFKSMFFSAYIFIMAMFILIISTGQLLVRSMVEEKSNRIIEVLMSSSSANDLMVGKILGLSALGFVQIGTWALIGIAIALKFGTVIISLTSALVLLPFFILGYLFYAAIFVGVGAPLSTEQEAQQVTGYLVMILIIPLLLAMWIMQDPNSPLISILTFIPFLTPTMMAVRIPIQMPSVFEILANIIVLSLSTVAAMWAAAKIFRTTVLSYGKRPSMKELWHYLKSK; this is encoded by the coding sequence ATGAGAAAAGCCTTTGCCGTGGCCCGCTGGGAATTTATCGAGAAGGTAAAAACAAAAGCTTTTATTATTTCACTTATAGTAACTCCACTTTTTATGATCGGGGCTTTTGTATTACCAACTCTTTTAATAACAAAACCTGATACAGAGCCGCGCATTATCGGTGTGATTGATGAAACTAATGAATTGGGGAAATTACTCTCAAAAAAATTAGAAGATAAATTTAAACTCCCTGATGGAAAACCAAATTACATAATTCGTCATATCGGCAACCGTGCACTTCTCAATTTGGAAGACGCCAAGAAAGATGCTGATAATTTAGTCGTGAAAGAAGACATTGAAGGATATTTAATCATCCGTACGACTATTTACAACGATTCGGTTTTTGAATACAGGGCACAGAATGTTGGCAACATCAAAGTAACTGAAAGATTGAATCGGACGATACGCGATTTAATTATAGAAAAAAAATTAAAAGCAGAAGGGTTAGATCCTGGAGTAATTAAAAAACTAACTTTCCCGATAGAGTTGAAGTTGGTTAAAATATCAAAAACCGGCGAAGAAGAAGAATCCGATTTTAAGTCAATGTTCTTCAGTGCATACATTTTTATAATGGCGATGTTCATTTTGATTATATCAACAGGACAACTTTTAGTTCGAAGTATGGTGGAAGAAAAATCAAATCGAATTATCGAAGTGCTAATGTCGTCAAGCTCGGCGAACGATTTGATGGTCGGCAAAATATTGGGGTTGAGCGCCTTAGGTTTTGTTCAGATTGGAACTTGGGCTTTGATAGGTATTGCTATCGCGTTGAAATTCGGAACTGTAATTATATCACTAACAAGTGCTTTAGTTCTTTTGCCATTTTTTATACTCGGTTATCTATTCTATGCTGCAATTTTTGTCGGAGTCGGGGCACCCCTATCTACCGAACAAGAAGCTCAACAGGTAACCGGCTACCTTGTTATGATTTTAATTATACCTTTACTGCTTGCAATGTGGATAATGCAGGATCCTAATTCGCCATTAATCAGTATCTTAACTTTTATTCCGTTTTTAACTCCTACGATGATGGCTGTGAGAATTCCGATTCAAATGCCATCAGTATTTGAGATTCTTGCAAACATTATAGTTTTATCTTTATCGACTGTTGCTGCAATGTGGGCAGCAGCTAAAATTTTCAGAACAACTGTTTTGTCGTATGGTAAACGACCAAGTATGAAAGAACTTTGGCATTATTTAAAATCAAAATAA
- a CDS encoding ATP-binding cassette domain-containing protein: protein MLTVKNIRKEFSTVVAVDDVSFEVKRGEVFGLLGPNGAGKTTTIRTILNIIQPNRGDILFDGKPFDGAIRNKLGYLPEERGLYKKNKLLNTIIYFATLKGVPQTEARKRAYDWLKRLDLLAYADRKVEELSKGNQQKVQFIIAILHNPELIILDEPFSGLDPVNQIVLKDLFMEMKDKGKAIIFSTHMMEQAEKLSDKICLINHGRVVIEGKLSEVKSRFGKNTVHIEFDGDAEFLKATNGIDKLLLYENSAEFEISDHQVGTNLLAELVQKLKIRKYEMIEPSLHSIFLSMVGGNKIKKSEGVSL from the coding sequence ATGCTTACTGTTAAAAATATTCGGAAAGAATTCTCTACAGTAGTTGCTGTCGATGATGTTTCGTTCGAAGTAAAACGGGGCGAAGTATTTGGACTACTAGGCCCGAATGGCGCTGGTAAAACTACAACCATCCGAACGATACTTAATATCATCCAACCCAATAGAGGAGATATTTTATTCGACGGAAAACCATTCGATGGCGCAATCAGAAACAAACTTGGTTATTTACCGGAAGAACGTGGTTTGTATAAAAAAAATAAATTATTGAATACAATAATTTATTTTGCAACTCTGAAAGGTGTTCCACAAACCGAAGCCCGTAAACGGGCTTACGATTGGTTAAAACGACTCGATTTACTTGCTTATGCTGATAGGAAAGTTGAAGAACTTTCGAAGGGGAATCAGCAAAAAGTTCAGTTCATCATTGCAATTTTGCATAACCCCGAACTTATAATATTAGATGAACCGTTTTCCGGATTAGACCCTGTAAATCAAATTGTGCTGAAAGATTTGTTTATGGAGATGAAAGACAAGGGGAAAGCGATTATATTTTCAACACACATGATGGAACAAGCTGAAAAGCTTTCCGATAAAATTTGTTTGATTAATCACGGCAGAGTAGTAATCGAAGGAAAACTTTCTGAAGTTAAAAGCCGTTTCGGAAAAAATACTGTTCACATCGAATTCGATGGTGATGCCGAATTTTTAAAAGCTACAAATGGAATAGATAAGTTATTGCTTTATGAGAATTCTGCCGAATTTGAAATTAGCGACCATCAGGTAGGAACAAACCTGTTAGCTGAATTAGTGCAAAAATTAAAAATACGAAAATACGAAATGATAGAGCCATCACTTCATTCAATATTTCTTAGTATGGTTGGCGGTAATAAGATTAAAAAGAGCGAAGGAGTGAGCTTATGA
- the asnS gene encoding asparagine--tRNA ligase: protein MTKYYIENLSKYVGEEVEIKGWLYNKRSSGKIRFVILRDGTGIVQCVIVKNNVTEEVFNSFDTLTQESSLILKGKVRKEDRAPGGYEIETTDIKIVHIASEYPITPKEHGIEFLSDLRHLWLRSAKQHAIMRVRHEIIRSVREFFDNRGFTLMDAPIFTPAACEGTSTLFETEYFDLGKAYLTQSGQLYGEAGAMAFGKIYVFGPTFRAEKSKTRRHLTEFWMVEPEVAWNDLNDNMELAEDFLEHIVTSVLKNRGNELKVLERNTEKLEKVKKPFPRVAYTDAVEILKKNGVDFQWGNDFGGTDETIISSQFDRPVIVHRYPSEIKAFYMKRDPENPKVALAMDILAPEGYGEIVGGSQREDDYDALVHRIKEHNLPMEAFEWFLDLRRYGSVPHAGFGLGIERTVSWICGLEHIRETIPFPRMIYRLTP, encoded by the coding sequence ATGACAAAATATTACATAGAAAATTTATCAAAATACGTCGGCGAGGAAGTCGAAATTAAAGGCTGGCTCTACAACAAACGTTCAAGCGGTAAAATCAGGTTCGTTATCCTTCGTGATGGAACCGGAATTGTTCAATGTGTTATTGTAAAAAATAATGTAACCGAAGAAGTATTTAATTCTTTCGATACGTTAACGCAGGAATCGTCTTTAATTTTAAAAGGGAAAGTCCGCAAAGAAGACCGGGCGCCGGGTGGTTACGAAATAGAAACCACCGACATAAAAATCGTCCATATTGCCAGCGAATATCCTATCACACCGAAAGAACACGGCATCGAGTTTCTTTCGGATCTCCGTCATCTTTGGCTTCGATCAGCGAAGCAGCATGCTATTATGCGCGTTCGTCATGAAATAATTCGTTCGGTCCGAGAATTTTTTGACAACCGGGGTTTCACTTTAATGGATGCCCCTATTTTTACTCCCGCTGCTTGCGAAGGGACAAGCACATTGTTCGAAACCGAATACTTCGATTTAGGAAAAGCATATCTTACTCAATCCGGGCAATTGTATGGTGAAGCGGGTGCTATGGCATTTGGGAAAATATATGTTTTCGGACCAACATTCCGTGCGGAAAAATCCAAGACTCGCCGTCATCTAACTGAATTCTGGATGGTTGAACCTGAAGTCGCCTGGAACGACTTGAACGACAACATGGAACTCGCAGAAGATTTTTTAGAACATATAGTAACATCGGTTCTCAAAAATCGCGGCAACGAACTAAAAGTTTTGGAACGTAACACAGAAAAATTGGAGAAGGTGAAAAAACCATTCCCGCGCGTTGCTTATACCGATGCTGTTGAAATTTTAAAAAAGAACGGAGTCGATTTTCAATGGGGTAACGATTTCGGCGGAACGGATGAAACAATTATTTCAAGTCAATTCGATAGACCTGTGATTGTTCACCGGTATCCCTCAGAAATAAAAGCCTTTTATATGAAACGCGATCCTGAAAATCCAAAAGTCGCATTGGCGATGGATATACTTGCACCCGAAGGTTATGGCGAAATTGTCGGCGGCAGCCAGCGTGAAGACGATTACGATGCGTTAGTTCATCGTATTAAAGAGCACAATCTGCCTATGGAAGCTTTCGAGTGGTTCCTAGATTTACGACGTTATGGTTCGGTTCCGCACGCAGGGTTCGGGCTTGGTATCGAAAGAACTGTATCGTGGATTTGCGGACTTGAACACATTCGTGAAACGATACCGTTTCCAAGAATGATTTACAGATTAACACCATAA
- a CDS encoding TIGR03790 family protein, with translation MKNIILITSLVVITTSQLCFGQTPQQVDYSDVLVIINDNSPISDSVGIYFSLARNIPPENIVRINAPVTEEIDSTTFTNVRSQIETHILNHMLREQINYIVTTKGVPLKINRGNTFSTSSPSSSLESELTLILSSMASSIGQNGYIVSPYFLGAKNFSKSIYDMYLVTRLDGYTFNDIKTLIDKSGSPAYIDTTVRFVFDQDPNWNGSLPYLNNSMSYAASKISAKGLIPNLDQTNTYLTYQSNVIGYASWGSNDYNANQYTQYARPKNTWADGAIAETYVSTSARTFSTPVTYGQSVVADLISEGVTGVKGYVYEPYSNAMAIVWVLFDRYTDGYNLAESYYMSSRALSWMDVIIGDPKMQVLLKNTLPTPDLPIQIGSFVANYMYANDVQIEWTTISEINNYGFNVQRYNENSMVFETLGFIPGKGTTTEPQTYTYLDENVSTISLQYRLEQIDNDGLTHYFGPINLSPNTIKESIALQKTFMLYPNYPNPFNPTTEIKFTLENKAKVTLMVYNSIGQEVDELINGEINEGTHSIKFDGSNLASGIYYSVMQSTNGILIQKMILIK, from the coding sequence ATGAAAAATATAATATTGATAACCAGTTTAGTTGTAATAACGACCTCCCAGCTTTGCTTCGGACAAACTCCCCAACAAGTTGATTATTCCGACGTTTTAGTGATAATTAATGATAACAGTCCCATATCCGATAGCGTAGGAATCTACTTTTCCTTAGCCCGAAATATACCGCCGGAAAACATTGTGCGAATAAATGCTCCAGTTACTGAAGAAATTGATAGCACCACATTCACAAACGTACGTTCACAAATTGAGACTCATATACTCAACCATATGTTAAGAGAGCAAATAAATTATATTGTTACCACTAAAGGTGTTCCACTAAAAATTAATCGAGGAAATACTTTTTCCACAAGTTCTCCATCATCTTCGCTGGAAAGTGAGTTGACGTTAATATTAAGTTCAATGGCAAGCTCGATTGGACAGAATGGTTACATTGTATCACCTTATTTCTTAGGTGCTAAGAATTTTTCAAAATCTATATATGATATGTATTTGGTAACACGCCTTGATGGATATACATTTAATGATATTAAAACATTAATAGACAAATCAGGGTCTCCCGCATATATTGATACTACGGTTCGATTCGTATTTGACCAAGACCCAAATTGGAACGGTTCACTACCTTACTTAAACAATTCAATGTCCTATGCAGCTTCGAAGATATCTGCAAAGGGCTTAATTCCTAATTTAGACCAGACGAATACTTACTTGACTTACCAAAGTAACGTTATTGGTTATGCCAGTTGGGGAAGCAATGACTATAACGCAAACCAGTATACCCAATATGCAAGGCCGAAAAATACTTGGGCAGATGGTGCAATTGCTGAAACTTATGTTTCTACTTCAGCTAGAACTTTTTCAACACCGGTTACTTATGGTCAATCGGTAGTTGCAGATTTAATCTCTGAAGGTGTGACTGGAGTAAAAGGTTATGTATACGAACCGTATTCTAATGCGATGGCGATTGTTTGGGTTCTCTTTGATCGATATACAGACGGTTACAATTTAGCAGAAAGTTATTACATGTCATCTAGAGCTCTCTCGTGGATGGATGTTATCATAGGTGATCCAAAAATGCAGGTTTTACTTAAAAATACACTCCCGACCCCAGACCTCCCTATTCAAATCGGTTCTTTCGTAGCGAATTATATGTATGCTAATGATGTGCAGATTGAGTGGACAACAATTAGTGAGATCAACAACTATGGTTTTAACGTACAGCGTTATAACGAAAACTCAATGGTGTTTGAAACTTTAGGCTTTATTCCAGGCAAAGGAACGACAACTGAACCACAAACATATACATATTTAGATGAAAATGTTTCCACCATCTCTTTACAGTACCGCTTGGAACAAATCGATAATGATGGTTTAACACACTACTTTGGACCGATTAACCTTTCTCCAAATACAATAAAAGAAAGCATAGCATTACAAAAAACATTCATGCTATATCCTAACTATCCAAATCCTTTTAACCCAACTACTGAAATAAAATTCACTTTAGAAAACAAAGCAAAAGTAACACTAATGGTATATAATTCTATTGGTCAGGAGGTTGATGAACTTATTAATGGTGAAATAAATGAAGGAACGCACAGCATAAAATTCGACGGTTCAAATTTAGCCAGTGGAATATACTACAGCGTAATGCAATCGACCAACGGTATTCTGATACAAAAAATGATTTTAATTAAATAA
- a CDS encoding helix-turn-helix domain-containing protein translates to MQTENHSKLNNKSFIFHPRLAWMLYYQQVHSVAKVCEKFGISRKTFYKWWNRYSKSGFSQNCLMDGSRKPHTSPLATPKDIVKKIIEAKLLTGYGQRRLRNYLIENYNINLSEHTIWKLLKQNLVNDELSLDYTPDIPLIK, encoded by the coding sequence ATGCAAACAGAAAATCACAGTAAGCTAAATAATAAAAGCTTTATTTTTCATCCACGTTTAGCTTGGATGTTGTACTATCAACAAGTTCATAGTGTAGCGAAGGTATGTGAGAAATTTGGAATCAGCAGGAAAACATTTTACAAGTGGTGGAACAGATATTCAAAATCGGGTTTTTCTCAAAACTGCTTAATGGATGGATCACGAAAACCTCATACTTCGCCACTTGCCACACCGAAAGATATTGTTAAAAAAATAATCGAAGCAAAACTGTTAACCGGATACGGGCAGCGCCGATTGCGAAACTACTTAATAGAAAATTATAATATCAATTTATCTGAGCATACTATTTGGAAACTACTAAAACAGAATTTGGTGAATGATGAATTATCTCTTGACTATACTCCGGATATTCCTCTGATCAAGTAG
- a CDS encoding DMT family transporter, with translation MTKHRKAEIILLSLTVIWGGTFAIVKGSLSEISPLFFIAIRFLFAALILTILFFPKLKTITIGEVQRASVLGILLFFGFATQTIGLQYTTASKAAFLTGTMVIFVPIFQFIMERKAPNLGNIIGVIIVSGGLYLLTSPKGAEFNFGDGLNLVCAIIFAVYIVYLDMATQEGDPFNITYIQIVTNAFISIIATLIFEDIFIKISANLIYAFLYLSLLATTFTLYLQTKWQKETTPTKAAVIFTIEPVFAAAVAYFLLSEVIGWIGIVGGGVIIIGLIISEISDDLPLLRLSLNIKEDKFKNQG, from the coding sequence ATGACTAAGCATCGCAAAGCAGAAATAATACTACTCTCATTAACGGTTATCTGGGGGGGAACTTTCGCGATAGTGAAAGGATCTTTGAGCGAAATATCGCCCCTTTTCTTTATCGCAATCAGGTTTTTATTCGCCGCACTAATCCTCACTATTTTATTTTTTCCAAAGCTGAAAACTATTACAATCGGCGAAGTGCAAAGAGCAAGCGTATTAGGAATTCTCCTGTTTTTTGGTTTTGCAACTCAAACCATCGGTTTGCAATATACTACAGCTTCGAAGGCGGCTTTTCTAACCGGAACCATGGTGATCTTTGTACCCATATTTCAGTTTATAATGGAACGTAAAGCTCCAAATCTTGGCAACATAATCGGAGTGATTATAGTCAGCGGAGGTTTATATCTTCTCACATCGCCGAAAGGGGCTGAGTTTAATTTCGGCGACGGACTGAATCTCGTATGCGCAATTATTTTTGCTGTGTATATTGTGTACCTCGATATGGCAACACAGGAAGGCGACCCTTTCAACATCACATACATTCAAATTGTAACCAATGCTTTTATTAGTATTATTGCTACGCTGATTTTCGAAGATATTTTCATCAAGATTTCAGCAAACCTGATATATGCTTTTTTGTACCTCTCGTTGTTGGCAACGACATTTACTTTATATTTACAAACAAAATGGCAAAAGGAAACAACACCGACCAAAGCGGCAGTAATTTTTACGATTGAGCCTGTATTCGCCGCCGCCGTCGCTTATTTCCTCTTGAGTGAAGTAATCGGATGGATTGGAATAGTAGGCGGGGGGGTGATAATTATTGGTTTGATAATATCCGAAATATCGGATGACTTGCCCCTGCTTCGATTGTCGCTAAATATTAAGGAAGACAAGTTTAAAAACCAGGGCTAA
- a CDS encoding DUF362 domain-containing protein — protein sequence MMKSKVAVIKTKPETVLQDTERLMKLAGYESALKKKSTTILKDNISWHFPFPGANTTPWQMEGTILALKNAGYKDITCVQNKTVVTNAFKGEDLNNYLPIFQKYKIPVLYNFKEEDIKWVEYKPKAKMHVLQKIYHDGIYIPNYFLGKNIIHLPTMKCHIYTTTTGAMKNAFGGLLNTKRHYTHSWIHKTLVDLLAIQKEIHSGIFAVMDGTTAGNGPGPRTMFPVIKDYLLASADQVAIDAVAAKMMGFDPLNLEYIRLAHDNKLGIGDVREIEIVGDDISNESWGFSVGNNAVSIFGQLMWFGPLKSLQKLFFHTPLVHLFVLGSELYHDYYRWPFIDKKVFETWKNETAWGKLFQTYERE from the coding sequence ATGATGAAATCGAAGGTGGCAGTTATAAAAACAAAACCGGAAACAGTTCTACAAGATACAGAACGATTGATGAAACTTGCCGGTTATGAAAGTGCATTAAAAAAAAAATCGACTACAATTTTAAAAGACAACATATCCTGGCATTTTCCTTTTCCCGGTGCGAACACAACCCCTTGGCAAATGGAAGGAACAATTTTAGCACTCAAGAATGCCGGTTACAAAGATATAACTTGTGTTCAGAATAAAACTGTTGTAACGAACGCATTCAAAGGGGAGGATTTGAATAATTACCTTCCAATATTCCAAAAATATAAAATTCCTGTTCTGTATAATTTCAAAGAAGAAGATATTAAGTGGGTCGAATACAAACCGAAAGCAAAGATGCACGTGCTTCAGAAAATTTATCACGATGGGATTTACATTCCGAATTATTTTTTGGGAAAGAATATAATTCATCTGCCTACTATGAAGTGCCATATCTACACTACCACGACTGGCGCAATGAAGAATGCTTTCGGCGGTCTGCTGAATACTAAACGTCATTACACGCATTCGTGGATACACAAAACGCTGGTTGATTTGCTTGCAATTCAAAAAGAAATTCATTCAGGAATTTTTGCAGTGATGGATGGAACTACAGCAGGCAACGGACCCGGACCACGCACAATGTTTCCAGTTATCAAAGATTATTTACTTGCAAGTGCCGATCAGGTTGCCATTGATGCAGTAGCTGCAAAGATGATGGGCTTCGACCCGTTAAATCTTGAATACATCCGGCTCGCACACGATAACAAACTTGGTATCGGAGATGTTCGTGAAATCGAAATTGTAGGCGACGATATCTCGAACGAATCGTGGGGTTTTTCGGTAGGCAATAATGCCGTCAGCATATTTGGCCAGTTGATGTGGTTCGGACCGCTCAAGAGTTTGCAGAAACTTTTCTTTCATACTCCACTCGTTCATTTGTTTGTTTTGGGTTCAGAACTTTATCACGATTACTACCGCTGGCCCTTTATTGATAAGAAAGTTTTTGAAACATGGAAAAATGAAACTGCTTGGGGAAAATTGTTTCAGACTTATGAACGCGAATGA